A region of Cellulophaga sp. RHA19 DNA encodes the following proteins:
- a CDS encoding DUF4834 family protein, translated as MDFLIAILVIITVYYLLKFLVRLYAPKMMNYAAKKTEEHLKKKFEQFSQNPNQGNPNTTQSSASKKKTKFKSNPSKKVGEYIDFEEVE; from the coding sequence ATGGATTTTTTAATAGCTATTCTCGTAATTATTACGGTTTATTACCTGCTAAAGTTTTTAGTGCGCTTATATGCACCAAAAATGATGAACTATGCAGCTAAAAAAACAGAGGAACATTTAAAGAAAAAATTTGAACAATTTTCTCAAAACCCTAATCAAGGTAATCCTAATACAACACAGTCTTCTGCTTCAAAAAAGAAAACAAAATTTAAATCTAACCCATCAAAAAAAGTAGGGGAGTATATAGATTTTGAAGAAGTAGAATAG
- a CDS encoding transporter: MKKLKNIFSLFLFTLPFLGISQYTDVINSNRPGQSVSAYSIGTGVIQAETGISYEKQSHNTLQTDSKLLGIDLALRYGLFFEELEIIYEGTYTNENRTYSTIGFPDQKYTDFKRNRIGLKYLIFDPYKSEERRKPNLYSWKANNTFQLKNLIPAISVYAGANFVLGDNPYYPGEATISPRGMIATQSRLSPKFVLITNVAYDRIGTEFPEWSYIVSLSHAFRNPKWSVFAENQGIKSDRYSDVVFRGGTAYLIDENMQVDMHLGANIKDTPTRLFFAAGFSYRIDNHKDKEIAIEDQNATTKDGKIRKKDLKKKRKQAKRDAKSKKSTKKKSKDEEPIDF, translated from the coding sequence ATGAAAAAATTAAAAAATATATTCTCTTTATTTCTTTTTACACTTCCTTTTTTAGGAATATCACAATACACAGACGTTATAAACTCTAACAGACCAGGACAATCTGTAAGCGCATATTCTATTGGTACTGGGGTAATACAAGCCGAAACAGGAATATCTTATGAAAAACAAAGTCACAACACTTTGCAAACAGACTCTAAATTACTTGGCATAGATTTAGCCCTTAGATATGGTTTGTTTTTTGAAGAATTAGAAATTATTTACGAGGGCACATATACTAATGAAAATAGAACTTATTCTACCATTGGATTCCCTGATCAAAAATATACAGACTTTAAAAGAAACAGAATAGGGCTAAAATATTTAATTTTTGACCCCTACAAGAGTGAAGAAAGAAGAAAACCCAATTTATATAGCTGGAAAGCCAACAATACTTTTCAGTTAAAGAATTTAATACCAGCAATATCTGTATATGCAGGTGCTAATTTTGTTTTAGGTGACAATCCTTATTATCCTGGTGAAGCCACTATTTCTCCAAGAGGTATGATTGCAACACAAAGTAGATTATCTCCTAAATTTGTACTTATTACAAATGTAGCTTATGACCGTATTGGTACAGAATTTCCTGAGTGGAGCTATATTGTTTCTTTATCTCATGCTTTTAGAAACCCTAAATGGAGTGTTTTTGCCGAAAACCAAGGAATTAAAAGTGATAGGTATTCTGATGTTGTTTTTAGAGGCGGTACTGCTTATTTAATTGATGAAAATATGCAAGTAGATATGCACTTAGGAGCTAATATAAAAGATACACCTACACGTTTATTTTTTGCTGCCGGATTCTCTTATAGGATAGACAACCACAAGGATAAAGAAATTGCAATTGAAGATCAAAATGCAACCACCAAAGACGGAAAAATCAGAAAAAAAGATCTTAAAAAGAAAAGAAAGCAAGCCAAGAGAGATGCAAAATCTAAAAAAAGCACAAAAAAGAAATCTAAAGATGAAGAACCTATAGATTTTTAA
- a CDS encoding GTP cyclohydrolase, with protein MITIVEAKTKADLKKFVKFPFSIYKDSPYWVPPIISDELDSFNKDKNPVFKDAEAWFLLAYDGPKLVGRVAAIINWIEINQQKVKKMRFGWFDFIDDTNVSEALLQKVEEIGKEHNLEYMEGPVGFSNLDKVGVVTEGYEHIGNMITWYNHPYYVNHYERLDFKKEKEYLENKFPFANAKPEFFERIQALIKKRYNLRELNFTKTKDVMPLADKMFDLFNESYASLSSFVPINDIQKEHFKNKYISFINPEYIKFVVDKDDNLVAFSIVMPSFSKALQKSKGKLFPFGAYHLLQAKKHSKDVIFYLIGVHPDYQNKGVTAILFNECYKTFKAKNIENCIRTPELEENTAIRQIWKNFDPKIFRRRRTYRKNL; from the coding sequence ATGATTACTATTGTTGAAGCTAAAACGAAAGCAGATTTAAAAAAATTTGTGAAATTTCCGTTTAGTATATATAAAGATTCTCCGTACTGGGTACCTCCTATTATAAGTGATGAATTAGACTCTTTTAATAAAGATAAAAATCCTGTATTTAAAGATGCAGAAGCTTGGTTTCTGTTAGCTTATGATGGACCTAAACTTGTAGGTAGAGTTGCTGCTATTATTAACTGGATAGAAATAAATCAGCAAAAAGTAAAAAAAATGCGTTTTGGTTGGTTTGATTTTATTGATGACACAAACGTGTCTGAAGCGTTACTACAAAAGGTTGAAGAAATAGGAAAAGAACACAACTTAGAGTATATGGAAGGGCCTGTTGGTTTTTCTAACCTAGACAAAGTTGGTGTTGTTACAGAAGGTTATGAGCATATTGGTAATATGATAACTTGGTATAACCACCCTTACTATGTAAACCACTATGAGCGTTTAGACTTTAAAAAAGAAAAAGAATATTTAGAAAATAAGTTTCCATTTGCAAATGCTAAACCAGAGTTTTTTGAAAGGATACAAGCCTTAATAAAAAAGAGATATAACTTAAGAGAGCTAAACTTTACAAAAACTAAAGATGTAATGCCTTTAGCTGACAAAATGTTTGACCTTTTTAATGAGTCTTATGCTTCTTTATCTTCATTTGTACCTATAAACGACATACAAAAAGAGCATTTTAAAAATAAATACATAAGCTTTATAAACCCAGAGTATATAAAATTTGTAGTTGATAAAGATGATAACTTAGTAGCATTTTCTATAGTTATGCCATCGTTTTCTAAAGCTTTACAAAAATCTAAAGGAAAGTTATTTCCTTTTGGTGCATACCATTTGTTACAAGCAAAAAAACACAGTAAAGATGTTATTTTCTATTTGATAGGCGTGCATCCAGATTACCAAAACAAAGGTGTTACAGCTATTCTTTTTAATGAATGCTACAAGACCTTTAAAGCTAAAAATATAGAAAACTGTATACGAACTCCAGAATTAGAAGAAAATACAGCAATTAGGCAAATTTGGAAGAATTTTGATCCTAAAATATTTAGAAGACGTAGAACATACCGTAAAAACTTATAA
- a CDS encoding aminotransferase class I/II-fold pyridoxal phosphate-dependent enzyme, which produces MRDLFDRILANKGPLGKWASQAEGYFVFPKLEGTISNRMKFQGKEVITWSVNDYLGLANHPEVRKVDAQAAADYGSAYPMGARMMSGHTDLHEQLQNELAAFVNKESAYLLNFGYQGMVSTIDALVSKDDIIVYDVDSHACIIDGVRLHMGKRFTYKHNDVESLEKNLERATKMAEQTGGGILVISEGVFGMRGEQGKLKEIVALKKKYNFRFLVDDAHGFGTLGKTGAGAGEEQGVQDDIDVYFATFAKSLASTGAFIAADKEIIDYLKYNLRSQMFAKSLQMQLVVGALKRLDMLRTMPELKNKLWENVNALQTGLKDRGFDIGTTTSCVTPVFLNGSIPEAMALVRDLRENYGIFCSIVVYPVIPKGLILLRMIPTTSHTLEDVNETLNAFDAIRERLTNGTYKRLSAAVAAAMGE; this is translated from the coding sequence ATGAGAGATTTATTTGATAGAATACTAGCGAACAAAGGACCATTAGGAAAATGGGCATCGCAAGCAGAGGGATATTTTGTTTTCCCTAAATTAGAAGGAACTATTTCTAACAGAATGAAGTTTCAAGGGAAAGAAGTAATTACATGGAGTGTTAATGATTATTTAGGATTAGCAAACCACCCAGAAGTGCGTAAAGTAGATGCACAGGCAGCAGCTGATTACGGTTCTGCATACCCAATGGGTGCACGTATGATGTCTGGACACACAGACTTACACGAACAATTACAGAATGAGTTAGCGGCATTTGTAAACAAAGAGTCAGCTTACTTATTAAACTTTGGTTACCAAGGTATGGTGTCTACTATAGACGCTTTGGTATCTAAGGATGATATTATAGTTTATGATGTAGATTCTCATGCTTGTATTATAGACGGTGTACGTTTGCATATGGGTAAGCGTTTTACTTATAAGCACAACGATGTAGAGAGTTTAGAAAAAAACTTAGAGCGTGCTACAAAAATGGCAGAGCAAACTGGTGGAGGTATTTTAGTTATCTCTGAAGGTGTTTTTGGTATGCGTGGCGAGCAAGGAAAACTAAAAGAAATAGTTGCACTTAAGAAAAAGTATAACTTTAGATTTTTAGTTGATGATGCTCATGGTTTTGGTACTTTAGGTAAAACTGGTGCTGGTGCAGGTGAAGAGCAGGGCGTACAAGACGATATTGATGTTTACTTTGCAACATTTGCTAAATCTTTGGCTAGTACTGGAGCTTTTATTGCTGCAGATAAAGAAATTATAGATTACTTAAAATACAACTTACGTTCTCAAATGTTTGCAAAATCTTTGCAAATGCAATTGGTTGTAGGTGCACTTAAGCGTTTAGATATGCTTAGGACTATGCCAGAGTTAAAAAACAAACTTTGGGAAAATGTAAATGCATTACAAACAGGATTAAAAGATCGTGGTTTTGATATTGGTACAACAACAAGTTGTGTAACTCCAGTATTTTTAAATGGTAGTATACCAGAAGCTATGGCATTGGTGAGAGACTTAAGAGAAAATTATGGTATTTTCTGCTCTATAGTAGTTTACCCAGTAATTCCAAAAGGACTTATTTTATTAAGAATGATACCTACAACTTCTCATACACTAGAAGATGTAAACGAAACACTTAATGCTTTTGATGCAATACGTGAGCGTTTAACTAACGGTACATACAAAAGATTATCTGCCGCTGTTGCAGCTGCAATGGGAGAGTAA
- a CDS encoding PLP-dependent cysteine synthase family protein → MENKINAYNNVLELIGNTPLIKINNVTSSFKGEYYAKVEAFNPGHSAKDRIAIHIIEEAERKGLLHEDSTIIETTSGNTGFSIAMASIVKGYKCILAVSSKSSPDKIDMLRSMGAQVYVCPAHVSADDPRSYYEVAKRLHTETEGSIYINQYFNELNRAAHYASTGPEIWEQTNGNITHLVACSGTGGTISGTAKYLKEQNPDVKVIGVDAFGSVLKKYHETREFDANEIYPYRIEGLGKNLIPGATDFDVIDKFIKVTDEESAHTARQISGTEGLFVGYTSGAAMQAVKQLYAEGEFDANSRVVVIFPDHGSRYMSKIYSDEWMEAQGFLNAVETEEKPEIQFVK, encoded by the coding sequence ATGGAAAATAAAATTAATGCCTATAACAATGTTTTAGAGTTAATAGGTAACACTCCGTTAATTAAAATTAATAATGTTACTAGCTCCTTTAAAGGAGAATATTACGCTAAAGTAGAGGCTTTTAATCCAGGACATTCTGCTAAAGACAGAATTGCAATTCATATTATTGAAGAAGCAGAACGTAAAGGATTATTACACGAAGACAGTACAATAATAGAAACTACATCTGGTAATACAGGCTTTAGTATAGCAATGGCAAGTATTGTTAAAGGATACAAATGTATACTAGCGGTAAGTTCTAAATCATCTCCAGATAAAATAGATATGTTACGCTCTATGGGCGCGCAAGTTTATGTTTGTCCGGCTCACGTAAGTGCAGATGATCCACGTTCTTATTATGAAGTTGCAAAAAGATTGCATACAGAAACAGAAGGTTCTATTTACATTAATCAGTATTTTAATGAGTTAAACAGAGCAGCACACTATGCATCTACAGGCCCAGAAATTTGGGAGCAAACAAATGGTAATATTACACATTTAGTAGCTTGTAGTGGTACAGGAGGTACAATATCAGGTACTGCAAAGTATTTAAAAGAGCAAAACCCAGATGTAAAAGTTATTGGTGTAGATGCTTTTGGATCTGTACTAAAAAAATATCATGAAACACGTGAGTTTGATGCTAATGAGATTTACCCATACCGAATAGAAGGTTTAGGTAAAAACTTAATTCCAGGAGCCACAGATTTTGATGTAATAGATAAGTTTATTAAAGTTACAGATGAAGAAAGTGCACACACAGCAAGACAAATATCTGGAACAGAAGGTTTGTTTGTTGGGTATACAAGTGGAGCTGCTATGCAAGCTGTAAAACAACTATATGCAGAAGGTGAATTTGATGCCAACAGTAGAGTAGTAGTTATATTTCCAGACCACGGATCTAGATATATGAGTAAAATATATAGTGATGAATGGATGGAAGCTCAAGGTTTTTTAAATGCTGTAGAAACAGAGGAAAAGCCAGAAATTCAATTTGTTAAGTAG
- a CDS encoding S9 family peptidase, which yields MKVIKKCIVLLVSIIFAASCQNKDKPMATIKIPVAKKEPKELSKHNDVREDDYYWLNNREDKEVIAYLEEENAYYNTLTAHTKDFQKELFAEMKGRIKEDDSSVPYKLNGYWYCTRYEVGKEYPIYSRRKGTETADEEIIFNCNDLAKDKDYFSLNGIAISPDNTLAAFGVDTISRREYTIRIKNLETGEIYDDVIEKTTGSSVWAADNSTLFYTKKDPVTLRSDKIYKHKLGTPASEDELVYHEQDETFNTYIYKTKSKKFIVIGSSSTLTSEYRFIKTEEPDSEFKIFSPRERGLEYSIAHYGDKFFILTNKDNAFNFKLMTCSDSATASKNWSEFISHREDVLLEDLDIFKDYYVLSERENGLNKLKIVRWDTNNGYYLPFEDETYTCYVGTNPDFDTKILRYGYNSLTTPSSVIDFDMETKSKEIKKEQEVLGGKFNKDNYKSERIWATARDGVKVPMSVVYHKDTKLDGSSPVLQYAYGSYGHTIDPYFSTVRLSLLDRGFIYVIAHIRGSEYLGRKWYEDGKLLKKRNTFTDFIDCSKHLIDNNYTSNKHLYASGGSAGGLLMGAIVNMAPELYNGVIASVPFVDVVTTMLDDSIPLTTGEYDEWGNPNDKEYYDYMKSYSPYDNVTAQNYPTMLVTTGLHDSQVQYWEPAKWVAKLREYKTDTNLLFLDTNMDAGHGGASGRFEALKEVAKDYAFLIDLEGKIAK from the coding sequence ATGAAAGTCATAAAAAAATGCATAGTTCTGTTAGTTAGTATTATTTTTGCTGCTTCATGTCAAAATAAAGATAAGCCTATGGCTACTATTAAAATTCCTGTTGCAAAAAAAGAACCAAAAGAACTGTCTAAACACAATGATGTTAGAGAGGATGATTACTATTGGTTAAATAACAGAGAAGATAAAGAAGTAATTGCATACTTAGAGGAAGAAAATGCTTACTATAATACATTAACAGCGCATACCAAAGATTTTCAGAAAGAGCTCTTTGCTGAAATGAAAGGTCGTATAAAAGAAGATGATTCTTCTGTACCTTATAAATTAAATGGTTATTGGTATTGTACTAGGTATGAAGTTGGAAAAGAGTACCCAATATATTCTAGACGAAAAGGAACTGAAACAGCAGATGAAGAAATTATTTTTAATTGTAATGACTTAGCTAAGGATAAAGACTATTTTAGCTTAAATGGTATTGCAATTAGTCCTGATAACACATTGGCTGCATTTGGTGTAGACACTATTTCTAGAAGAGAATATACCATTAGAATAAAAAACTTAGAAACGGGTGAAATTTATGATGATGTTATAGAAAAAACAACAGGTAGTAGTGTTTGGGCCGCAGATAACTCAACTTTATTTTACACCAAAAAAGACCCTGTTACTTTAAGGTCAGATAAAATATACAAGCATAAATTAGGTACGCCAGCATCTGAGGATGAGTTGGTATATCATGAACAAGATGAAACTTTTAACACCTATATATACAAAACAAAATCTAAAAAGTTTATTGTTATAGGCTCATCTAGTACCTTAACATCTGAATATAGGTTTATAAAAACAGAGGAGCCAGATTCAGAATTTAAAATATTTTCACCAAGGGAAAGAGGTTTAGAGTATTCTATAGCTCATTACGGAGACAAGTTTTTTATACTTACTAATAAAGATAATGCCTTTAATTTTAAATTGATGACTTGTAGTGATTCTGCTACGGCATCTAAAAATTGGTCAGAATTTATTTCACATAGAGAAGATGTATTGCTTGAAGATTTAGATATTTTTAAGGACTATTATGTTTTGTCTGAAAGAGAAAACGGTTTAAATAAGTTAAAAATAGTACGTTGGGATACTAATAATGGGTATTACTTACCATTTGAAGATGAAACTTACACGTGTTATGTTGGTACAAATCCAGATTTTGACACTAAAATACTAAGGTATGGGTACAACTCTTTAACTACGCCAAGTTCTGTTATAGATTTTGATATGGAAACAAAATCTAAGGAAATAAAAAAAGAGCAAGAAGTTTTAGGTGGTAAGTTTAATAAAGATAATTATAAGTCCGAACGTATTTGGGCAACAGCCAGAGATGGAGTAAAAGTACCTATGTCTGTTGTATACCATAAAGATACTAAGTTAGATGGTTCTAGCCCTGTATTACAATACGCTTACGGCTCTTATGGGCATACTATAGATCCTTATTTTTCTACAGTGCGTTTAAGTTTGTTAGATAGAGGTTTTATTTATGTAATAGCGCACATACGTGGTAGTGAGTATTTAGGTAGAAAATGGTATGAAGATGGTAAGTTACTTAAAAAGAGAAATACTTTTACAGATTTTATAGATTGCTCTAAACATTTAATTGATAATAACTACACAAGTAATAAACATTTGTATGCATCAGGAGGTTCTGCAGGTGGTTTACTTATGGGTGCAATAGTTAATATGGCACCAGAACTTTACAATGGTGTTATTGCAAGTGTACCTTTTGTAGACGTAGTAACTACAATGTTAGATGATTCTATACCGCTTACAACAGGTGAATATGATGAATGGGGTAATCCTAATGACAAGGAGTATTATGATTATATGAAATCTTATTCTCCGTATGATAATGTTACGGCCCAAAATTACCCAACAATGTTGGTAACAACAGGTTTGCATGATTCACAGGTACAGTATTGGGAACCAGCTAAATGGGTTGCTAAGCTAAGAGAATATAAAACAGATACTAATTTATTGTTCTTAGATACCAATATGGATGCAGGCCATGGTGGTGCGTCAGGTAGGTTTGAAGCATTAAAAGAAGTAGCAAAAGACTATGCTTTTTTAATAGATTTAGAAGGAAAAATAGCTAAGTAA
- a CDS encoding YbaB/EbfC family nucleoid-associated protein — MFGDMMGMMGKLKETQQKVEETKQRLNTVLIDEKSIDEAIKVTITANRTIKSIEIDESLLNDKEQLEDYLIITLNKAIERATKVNETELAAAAKDGLPNIPGMDSLFK, encoded by the coding sequence ATGTTTGGAGATATGATGGGAATGATGGGTAAATTGAAAGAAACCCAGCAAAAAGTTGAAGAAACAAAACAACGCTTAAACACTGTATTAATTGATGAAAAGTCTATTGATGAAGCAATTAAAGTAACTATAACAGCTAATAGAACTATAAAAAGTATAGAGATAGATGAAAGTCTTTTAAATGACAAAGAACAACTTGAAGATTACCTAATTATAACATTAAATAAAGCTATAGAAAGAGCAACGAAGGTTAATGAAACCGAGCTGGCTGCTGCTGCAAAAGATGGTTTACCCAATATTCCAGGAATGGATTCGTTATTTAAATAA
- a CDS encoding thioredoxin family protein — translation MKHLLIALIFPLLFGTTSTNKVIGDVEWSTDYETVIKKAKKGNKNIIIYFTGSDWCGPCKMLKKDLFATEEFKEIAKHYELLYIDIPRNNDLLTEKQLKHNMDLMAKYNKKGVFPNLKVLDSKGREKGALHGYSMNGEVQHHIKFLKKYMD, via the coding sequence ATGAAACACTTATTAATTGCCTTAATTTTTCCATTACTATTTGGAACAACTTCAACCAACAAAGTTATTGGAGATGTAGAATGGAGCACAGATTACGAAACGGTTATTAAAAAAGCCAAAAAAGGAAATAAAAACATTATAATTTATTTTACTGGTAGTGATTGGTGTGGACCTTGCAAAATGCTTAAAAAAGATTTGTTTGCAACTGAAGAATTTAAAGAAATTGCAAAGCACTACGAGCTACTTTACATAGATATTCCTAGAAATAACGATTTACTTACAGAAAAGCAATTAAAACACAATATGGATTTAATGGCTAAATATAATAAAAAAGGAGTTTTTCCTAATTTAAAAGTACTGGATAGTAAAGGCAGGGAAAAAGGGGCTTTACACGGCTATAGTATGAACGGTGAAGTACAACATCACATTAAGTTTTTAAAAAAATATATGGATTAA
- a CDS encoding OmpA family protein, whose translation MKKLLFLFAVMTASVTMAQDLPTNPEPGKCYVRCTTPDVYVNESITITTKPAYSVLKAVPATFKTVTERVLIKDESKTLKVVPAKWGTETISYVAKEGGNTISITPASFNPSSETVEVKPAYAVWELGASAPDCASGNPDDCRYWCYKGYPAEFTTIQTQVLGADASVSKTPIGSRNATYKKTVLISGPSVVETVIPAEYKEITKTVLDKDAYTTNVSVPAVTKTITKEVLKEKGGLTTWSEVECSLVQYQALPINWNLGSSTLTPAAKSIIDSRLMPVLKQNPGVKLEIASHTDARGNNASNQSLSEKRAKSVADYLISKGINSSLLVANGYGENKLKNRCKDGVSCTEREHAANRRTEFRLINN comes from the coding sequence ATGAAAAAATTATTATTCTTATTTGCAGTTATGACTGCATCTGTTACAATGGCTCAAGACTTGCCAACTAATCCAGAACCAGGTAAATGTTATGTACGTTGTACTACTCCAGATGTTTACGTAAATGAGTCAATTACAATTACTACTAAGCCTGCATATTCTGTATTAAAGGCAGTACCAGCAACTTTTAAGACTGTTACAGAGCGTGTATTAATAAAAGATGAAAGTAAGACGTTAAAAGTAGTTCCTGCTAAATGGGGTACAGAAACAATTTCTTATGTAGCTAAAGAAGGTGGTAACACTATTAGCATTACACCAGCTAGTTTTAACCCTAGTTCAGAAACTGTAGAAGTTAAACCTGCTTATGCAGTATGGGAATTAGGTGCTTCTGCTCCTGATTGTGCTTCTGGTAACCCAGATGATTGTAGATACTGGTGTTACAAAGGTTACCCAGCAGAATTTACAACTATTCAAACTCAGGTTTTAGGTGCAGATGCTTCTGTATCAAAAACTCCAATTGGATCAAGAAACGCAACTTACAAGAAAACTGTATTAATCTCTGGACCTTCTGTTGTAGAAACTGTTATTCCTGCTGAGTATAAAGAAATTACTAAAACTGTATTAGATAAAGATGCTTACACTACAAACGTATCTGTACCAGCTGTAACTAAAACAATTACAAAAGAAGTATTAAAGGAAAAAGGTGGTTTAACTACTTGGAGCGAAGTTGAGTGTTCTTTAGTACAATACCAAGCTTTACCTATTAACTGGAACTTAGGTAGCTCTACTTTAACTCCTGCAGCTAAAAGTATTATCGATTCTAGATTAATGCCAGTTTTAAAGCAAAACCCAGGTGTTAAATTAGAGATTGCTTCTCATACAGATGCAAGAGGTAATAATGCATCTAACCAAAGTTTATCTGAAAAAAGAGCTAAATCTGTTGCAGATTACTTAATTTCTAAAGGTATAAACTCTAGCTTATTAGTAGCTAATGGTTACGGTGAAAACAAATTAAAGAACAGATGTAAAGACGGTGTTTCTTGTACTGAAAGAGAGCACGCAGCAAACAGAAGAACTGAATTTAGATTAATTAACAACTAA
- a CDS encoding YegP family protein: protein MIDIIKKEDNTFTFRLKTKNNIVLLQGNSFNSKEEINNTIKEIKPSINSLNVFERKTAYNGKFLFNLKNLNGKIIGKSQFYSSEAGMENGIKNLKNSFLSI, encoded by the coding sequence ATGATAGATATAATTAAAAAAGAGGATAACACTTTCACTTTTCGTTTAAAAACAAAGAATAATATTGTTTTGCTACAAGGGAATAGTTTTAATAGTAAGGAAGAAATAAATAATACTATAAAAGAAATAAAGCCGTCTATAAACAGTTTAAACGTTTTTGAGCGCAAAACAGCTTACAACGGCAAATTTTTATTCAATTTAAAAAACCTGAACGGTAAAATTATAGGTAAAAGTCAATTCTACTCTTCTGAAGCAGGAATGGAAAATGGTATAAAGAACTTAAAAAATAGTTTTTTATCAATTTAA
- a CDS encoding threonine aldolase family protein, whose amino-acid sequence MKINLISDTVTKPTPEMLQAMFASEVGDDVFKHDPTINKLEAKVAAMFGKEAALFFPSGTMANQTAIKLHTQPGEQLICDKYAHIFNYEGGGVSFNSGVSCRLVDGHRGMMTAKQVEEAINPPDFYHSPLTTLVSIENTTNKGGGACWDFEELKKIKAVCDAHNLKYHLDGARLWNALVAKGETTKQYGDLFDTISVCLSKGLGCPVGSVLVGSNADIQRAIRVRKLFGGGMRQAGYLAGAAIYALDNNIERLQEDHTKAKEIGEVLTNLDFVKSVEPIETNIIIFAIDETKITQEEFLEKLLKNNIEIIGMGQGKLRIVTHLDYTDSMHNSFLSILKHL is encoded by the coding sequence ATGAAGATTAACCTTATTAGTGATACAGTCACTAAGCCAACACCAGAAATGTTGCAAGCAATGTTTGCATCAGAAGTAGGAGATGATGTTTTTAAACACGACCCAACCATAAATAAATTAGAGGCTAAAGTGGCAGCTATGTTTGGTAAAGAAGCTGCTTTGTTTTTTCCTAGTGGAACTATGGCTAACCAAACAGCAATAAAGTTGCATACACAACCCGGAGAACAATTAATATGCGATAAATATGCTCATATTTTTAATTATGAAGGTGGTGGTGTTAGTTTTAATAGTGGAGTTTCATGTAGGTTAGTAGATGGTCATAGAGGTATGATGACGGCAAAACAGGTAGAGGAAGCTATAAATCCACCAGATTTTTACCATAGTCCTTTAACAACATTAGTTAGTATAGAAAATACAACTAATAAAGGAGGAGGAGCTTGTTGGGATTTTGAAGAGTTAAAAAAAATTAAAGCAGTTTGTGATGCGCATAATTTAAAATACCATCTAGATGGTGCTCGTTTATGGAATGCTTTAGTAGCCAAAGGAGAGACTACAAAGCAATACGGAGATTTATTTGATACTATAAGTGTTTGTTTAAGTAAAGGTTTAGGTTGTCCTGTTGGTTCTGTTTTAGTAGGCTCTAACGCAGATATACAAAGGGCAATACGTGTGCGTAAACTATTTGGTGGCGGTATGCGACAGGCTGGTTATTTGGCAGGAGCGGCTATCTATGCCTTAGATAATAATATAGAGCGTTTACAAGAAGACCATACAAAAGCAAAAGAAATAGGAGAGGTTTTAACAAATCTTGACTTTGTAAAATCTGTAGAACCAATAGAAACTAACATTATAATTTTTGCAATTGATGAAACTAAAATTACGCAAGAAGAATTTTTAGAAAAACTACTTAAAAACAATATAGAAATTATAGGAATGGGGCAAGGTAAACTACGTATAGTAACGCATTTAGATTATACAGATAGTATGCATAATTCCTTTTTATCTATTTTAAAGCATTTATAG